Proteins co-encoded in one Polynucleobacter sp. MWH-UH19D genomic window:
- a CDS encoding helix-turn-helix domain-containing protein, producing the protein MNNKHPITECIETHLQGYLNDLKGTAPSDVYQMVLAVVEKPMLEIVMRHAKQNQSLAAQYLGINRNTLHKKLVEHQLLK; encoded by the coding sequence ATGAACAACAAGCACCCGATAACTGAATGCATTGAAACCCACCTCCAAGGCTACTTAAATGATCTCAAAGGAACTGCACCATCCGATGTCTATCAAATGGTACTAGCGGTAGTAGAAAAACCGATGTTAGAGATCGTCATGCGCCATGCAAAGCAGAACCAATCTCTCGCAGCCCAATACCTAGGCATTAACCGCAACACCTTACATAAAAAGTTAGTTGAGCATCAGCTATTGAAGTAA
- the dusB gene encoding tRNA dihydrouridine synthase DusB, producing MKIGPHTLSNRLFVAPMAGVTDRPFRQLCKTLGAGYAVSEMVASNALLWKSEKTQRRANHQGEFKPIAVQIAGADPAMMAAAAKVNVDHGAQIIDINMGCPAKKVCNVAAGSALLRDEPLVKTILEAVVNAVGVGPDAIPVTLKIRTGWDREHKNALEVARIAEQSGISMLTVHGRTRADLYHGEAEYDTIQAVKNSVKIPVVANGDIDSPEKAEYVLNNTGADAIMIGRAAQGRPWIFREINHYLITGERLPIPEINEIQSIMNAHLVDHYEFYGEHIGLRTARKHIGWYCKGLRNSHAFRQRMNTADDCKTQLQMVNDYFDEMKSHSDRLIFLEAA from the coding sequence ATGAAGATTGGCCCTCACACCCTCTCAAATCGACTTTTTGTCGCCCCAATGGCTGGGGTTACAGATCGCCCATTTAGACAACTTTGCAAAACATTGGGGGCTGGTTACGCGGTTTCAGAAATGGTGGCATCCAATGCCTTGCTATGGAAAAGCGAAAAAACACAACGACGTGCTAATCACCAAGGCGAGTTCAAACCCATCGCAGTTCAAATTGCTGGCGCAGATCCTGCAATGATGGCTGCTGCTGCAAAAGTGAACGTGGATCATGGCGCACAAATCATCGACATCAACATGGGATGCCCAGCAAAAAAAGTCTGCAATGTCGCCGCCGGTTCTGCACTCCTGCGTGACGAGCCATTAGTCAAAACGATTTTGGAAGCTGTGGTGAATGCTGTGGGGGTTGGTCCAGATGCTATACCGGTTACCTTAAAGATTCGCACAGGCTGGGATCGTGAACATAAAAATGCTTTAGAGGTCGCTCGTATTGCAGAACAGTCTGGCATCTCCATGCTGACAGTTCATGGCCGCACACGTGCAGATTTGTATCACGGCGAAGCGGAATACGACACAATTCAAGCCGTTAAAAATAGCGTCAAGATTCCGGTGGTTGCCAATGGCGATATTGATAGTCCCGAAAAAGCGGAATATGTACTGAATAATACTGGCGCAGATGCCATCATGATTGGTCGCGCAGCGCAAGGTAGGCCCTGGATCTTTCGAGAGATCAATCACTATCTCATTACTGGTGAAAGATTACCCATACCTGAAATTAATGAAATCCAAAGCATCATGAATGCCCACCTTGTTGATCATTACGAATTCTATGGCGAGCACATTGGCCTGCGAACAGCTCGCAAACACATTGGCTGGTATTGCAAAGGCCTCAGAAATTCTCACGCATTTCGTCAGCGCATGAATACTGCTGACGACTGTAAAACACAACTCCAAATGGTGAATGATTATTTTGATGAAATGAAATCACACTCTGATCGTCTCATCTTTTTAGAAGCTGCTTAA